agaacaaaatgagCTTGCTTTATGGAACATAAAATCAAATGAACacagatattaaaacaaaaatgaagaaggctATAATTAAGGATTGATTcactacacacagacacacagacacacagacacacacacacacacagtttttacCATTGGAAAGTCGTTAGCAAGAAGGTTTTCTGAGAAGATGGCATCTGAACTGGGTTCTGTGTGCACAGTGAGAGGAAGGTCTTTGTCACCAAGAAATCCTGAAAATTTAGTGAATGAGATGGTATGTGGGTATATTTATGAAGGATAGTAATATCAGGTGTGGTTGGAGCACACATGCCCAGAAGCGGGAAAGGAAAGTGGTCGGCAAGGTTATGGCAGTGTTTGAGGGCTTTCAAACTCATGGTGAGTATTTCAGCTAATGCATTAGAAAGCCATAGTaaccattttatcattttcatgaTTCATCATATTTTTATACTGTCCTTTTCAAGATATagcaaagcaataaaaagaagtagAGGATAGAGGATGAGGACAAGAGAGAATATCTGAAATTgtgtcctttctttctgtttagaaACATGGAGTGTCCACTTAATGAATACTGGGATTGGCCATTTGTAATACTGATGTTTGTGAAATACCAGCTTGATTTTGTGGTATGTATGAACTAATAATTCTCACAGTGCAAATTCATATGGGTATCTCATTCAATCTGCTATTTTTCCCAACAAAATGATGTAAGAGGTTTTATTCAGAATTTAATGAATATTAGACACTATGtgaaaagaattattattttctatattctgggAATCTAAATGATTCTGCTTTTAGGGTAGTGAAAATgctctgtatgatattataatgatgaatGCATGTCCTTAGCATTtatttaaatctgtagattgtacCACAGGAAGAGTGGACCTAAGGTTAACTCTGCCTCTGGTTGCTGATGGTGGGTTATGGTTGGCTCATCAGTTGTGACAAGTGTGCCATCCTGGCAGAAGTGTTGATAATGGCAGGGGTGATATTTTGTGGGGGCAGAGCTATATGGGGACTCTTTGTGCCTTTCTCTCAGTTTTGATATGAATCTAACactattctaaaaataataaatcttaacaataacaacaagagCATAAGGAGCAATGACAAAATGATCCTATTAAAGCCGACGAGAGGTGTGTAATTTTGCTACACACCCCCCTTCATCCACTCCCAGAGAAACAACTGAGAGTGAGCAATTCTGGTCCTTCTGTGAGAGAGCAAGTGACAGATCTGAAGCCACCACTGATTTGCTTTGTTGGGGCCACAACGGATGTACTGGTATGCTTTCCACTGTTTCTCAGTGCAgcagatacaaagatgaatgttTTCAGTGCAACTCTCACTTCTTAGGAGGTGGGCACTTTATTATAGATAGGCTCAAATTCCAGTTGGGCTAAATTTGTAtgtctccaaattttttttttttattattggtgttcaatttactaacatacagaataacacccagtgcccgtcacccattcactcccaccccccgccctcctccctttctaccacatctagttcgtttcccagagttagcagtctttacgttctgtctccctttctgatatttcccacacatttcttctcccttcccttatattccctttcactattatttatattccccaaatgaatgagaacatataatgtttgtccttctccgactgacttacttcactcagcataataccctccagttccatccacgttgaagcaaatggtgtctCCAAATTTTATATTTGACCACAGAAATATATTCCAATTTCATATCCTGGTTTTCATGGCTTTGGCTGGAAGGAAAACTTGCTTTTCCATGTTTTTCCACTATGACTTTCCCACATGAAATCTCTAGTGTAGACAGATTTCAATTTTTCAGATTAAGGCTAAATGTTAAGGCAGCTAATTCATTTGCCCAGGAAAGTACAATTTCTGCCATTTTCAATCTTTGTAGAATTCAAAAATTTTGAAGGATATTGACTTTTTATTCTCCAAATGCAAAGGCTTTGATCCAATTGGGTTAGTTTCTGAATCAATAGATTGATCTTGGAAAGGCATGGACTTCTGCAGATTTACAAAGATTCATAGGAAATTAAAGGAAGTTGGAGTAACATGGAGCAGATGAGGAATACAGAGTTCAACCTACTGATCTCTCCATAATGTGACTTCTTCTTCGCTTTGCAGCTTAGGGTCTTATCAAGGTCACCTTACCTGCAACCAACAAAATGGTGATGAATAGCACTGTGAATGAATTCATTCTGTTTGGCTTGACACAGGAtccaagaaaacagaaagcagTATTTGGGGTCTTCTTGATGTTTTACCTTGCCACACTGTTGGGAAACTTTCTCATTGTAGTGACTATTAAAAGAAGCAGGACCCTTGGGAgtcccatgtacttcttcctatTTTACCTGTCTTTTACTGATGCTTGCCTCTCTACAACCATTGCCCCCAGATTGATTGTGGATGCCATTTCTCAGAGGAAGACCATTTCCTACAATGAGTGCATGACTCAAGTCTTTTCAGCCCACTTCTTTGGATGCATGGAAATCTTCGTGCTGATCCTCATGGCTTTTGATCGCTATGTAGCCATTTGTAAGCCCTTGCGATACACAACCATCATGAACAGGCATGTCTGCAGTGTGCTGGTGATTCTGGGTTGGGTGGGATCCTGTATCCACTCTTCAGCACAAATTTTCCTGGCTTCGAGATTGCCTTTCTGTGGTCCCAATGTGATTGATCACTATTTCTGTGACTTGCAGCCCTTGTTGAAACTTGCTTGCATGGACACTTATGTAATAAATTTGCTAGTTGTTTCTAACAGTGGAGCCATATGCACGGTGAGTTTCATAATTCTGCTTATCTCCTATGTTATCATCTTGTACTCTCTGAGAAACTACAGTGCAGAAGGAAGGCGAAAAGCCCTTTCGACCTGCACCTCCCATTTTATTGTGGTTGTCCTATTTTTTGGCCCATGTATATTCATGTATACACGCCCGGCAACCACATTTCCAGTAGACAAGGTGGTGGCAGTGTTTTATACCTTTGGGACACCCTTGCTGAACCCTCTGATCTATACACTGAGGAATGCGGAAGtgaaaaatgccatgaaaaaTTTATGGTGTAGCAAAGTGTGACTTCTGCTGATGCATGATATTCAGGGATTCTAATGTATATTTCCTTAACAGTTTGGTTTTCCTTCATGGAcaggaaagataaaaaatttttccTTCAGGATTAAAACCAATTAGTATTTGTAATCATGCTTTTTTGtacatttaattgtatttatattattaaatagtaataaatataaagACTCCTTATTCTGAGAGGATTGCATTAGAATAAGATTACTTGGGGATCTCTGGATGTCTTGgcagtttagcgcccgcctttggcccagggcgtgatcctgggcacccggaatcgagtcccacgtcgggctcccggtgcatggagcctgcttctccctctgcgtgtgtctctgcctctctctctctctctctgtgtgtgtgactatcataaataaaaaaaaaaaaagaaagaaagaaagaaaaacctatcaTAGACCTTAGTTGAAAGGTTTTGACATCTGGTCATAGTCAAGATGAATATGTGAATAACATGATAATTTAGCTTCCTGGATCAATTTGCCTTCAGAAGGAAAGCATTAACTAGTGAGAGAATgattgtgtgtgtgagcacacacCAATTCTTTGTCTAAGTTTTATTCTAGCGTAATGAATGTGGTCAAGGTGTTAATCCATATGTAACTGGAACTTAATGTAGGGGGCTGTCTTGACAACCTGGCATTTGGAGAAGGTGTTCTAAGAAATTCTGCTCTGGAATCTATACTTGAGCTTGCCTCACTGAGGAATCTACATGGAGGGACCCTCAACCTCTAATAAAAGCTTAAATATTGGTGAAAACCTGTACTGTGACTCgaaattttctcaaaattctgtgagtggtgagagaaggagaatcttatACTTGGCAGTGATGGGTGGTATCAGCCCCTCAGCTGCCTTTTCGGGGGTCGTTCCCATTGCTCTTcacaagggagaaagaagagacagtGAGGGGGTTTGACAGCAGGAATATGCAGAAAGAAATACACAGAAGGGAGGataaaggggagaagggaggcaaggtgaaaagcaagaaaagggcAAGGAAAAGTGGGAAATTTGTCCACGTTGGAGAGCAGAAGCTTTGCCTTTCTTATATTTTGAGAATCAATTCTGGATGCATGGacatttgcaggaaaaaaaaaaaaaagcgaagtCTCAGTATCTCTACATCTTGACTTAATGTAGCTTACCTCCCTTGACTGCCAAGAGTTTTTGTTTgggtatcaggaaaaaaaaaaaaaaaaggtttctttctGCCCTAATATGTCTGAAAAATCATAATTCAGATTATTTTGGAGAACTCATGATTGAAAAGTCTGTTTTAGTTCAtttcaatttttgtcttttgtttttatatgagaatgttttaaaatatacattttcaccTTTGAAGATAACCCAACTGATATGTATAATACATAcctgccaccaccactgccacatCATAACCTATAATCAAGCACTTCCATGTGATGCTCTTTCAGTACCTGAGTTTATAATACCCAACAAAACGGCACCAGGAAGTATTACTTTAATTGATATAGGCtaatgagaaaagaatgaaatgaatttCATAAGTATGTGAAAAGTTTCTGCCAATGGAAGCACAATGTTATCCTGTCCCGCCAAAGATGCCCAGTATTCTTACATAGGAAGTGGTGTTGGACTAAAGACTTAAGACCCGATGAGGACATTTATCAGAGAATGAATGAGGACATTAGAGAAATATTTGTTTGCACTCACataaaagatacattttcatGAACAAATTGGTATAATTAAACTGTATCTGCCAATGGGGAAGATTTCAAAGTGAATTGGGTGGGGATTGACATGAGGAAGTAGTCATGAGGAAAGGGGACAAGGAATCACTCTAAGCATtggaaggggagaaaggaaaggaagtctGAAAATCAATCCTTGAATGTTCaggggttaaaaaaagaaaaggaattcatTAAAGATCCAAGAGAGCTCTTAGAGAACCGTTTTTGTGATGTCAAGGGTGAGGGGAGCCATTTGCAGTTCTCCTCACCTCTACAAGGAGTTGGAGGCTTCTTGGTTAGCCTGAGGCTGTCCTAGCACTCCCCTGATCTGTCTCCTTTCCCTAAAGGGTCCCAGGAGTATGTTGCCAGTCATCCAATAGTGAAAACGATGTTTCCAGTATTTTGTGCAGCTTCTAGCTACTTTCAGCAAAGGGGAAGTTCAGTGACTGCATTATGTCCAGAAATTTAAAacactacattttctttgaatcgggtttgtttttacattattaaaaataattatgagctatgaaaaaaggaaacaagtgcACTCTCCTTCCATTCCATCTCCCATGTCCCGATTCCTGCTGTAACTaatgcatttttatctttttttttaaagattttattcattcatgagagaaagagagagagagagagagagaggcagagacacaggcagagggagaagtgggctctgtgcaaggagcccgacgtgggactccatccttggtctccaggatcaggccctgggctgaaggcaccgctaaaccactgagctgccgGGACTGCCCTTATTGAGTTTTTGACATACTTTCTAACCTTTTTTCCAAATTGATAGTCATTTatcttattataatttattttcatgttgaTACTTTCAACCTCATTCTATATTAAATTACCAAATttatattgttgaatttgtttGCATGGTACTCTCTGTCCTCTTAACATATTTGTTTATTCTGTGGGCATACTCAATTTGATATCATACTACAGCTTTATGATATATTTGCACTTGgttcttctccctctatccccaaAAATCCTTGATTCTTCTATACATTCAACCATATGTACTTTAGAATCTTTTACTCCATTTCCATGCAAATCATCTTCAGTAATTATGTTTAGGAATTCACTCAGTGTGTCAATTaattgggaaaaattaacaacttTAAAGAGGCAGTTCATTCACTTCCAAATTGTATAATTTAGCTGATTCAgttgttgtatttctttttgtttagttttactGTTCTTCGATAAGACTATTCATGTTTCTGTTACatctcataattttatttttattctagtggagatttattccattttataattgTCTATTATACTTACATTTGGAAGTATTATTATGCTGGTTTTCGAGTAAGCTCTTTTAATAAGTGGTTTAATCTGCAAGCTGATTGTCTTGGTTTGGAGAAGTAGATGAAAACATCAGCCAATAATGACTTGTGTTGTTTTGTGTTGCTTCAactactttatttccttttccattcatTGTTTGAAACAGAATTTCCAAAGTGACAGGCTGCTAGACTGAATTTACCTGAAAATTTGCAAATTTGTTTAATCCCAAAATTGTTTAACATAAGATTTTATAATAGGTCATCAGTATATTCAAATAATTAACATGCATATGAAATATGGGTGccttatttctcttaaaaatctgGGTGAGGGACAAATTTGGATATATGCCCCTCATTAGGCAACCACACACAAGAACTTAGTCCTGGTAGACTCTAAAGGGGAAAAGATTTGTTCCATTTCTATAGGGTGTAAGGGCTTAAAATCCTTCTTAAATATCTTTGCACAGTGTGGCTTCATTcaatgttttaaatcttttgatCTCTGTTAGAATATGGGGTTAAGGACCTGGTATTAAAAGCCAGTGCAGTACATAATAATGACAGCTATAAAAGGtggccttatcttgttcctgaatTTAATGGAACTCTCTTAAAATTAAAGGTAACACTTCCTTTAGACTTCTGGAACATATTCTTTGATCAAGTTAACGAGACTCATTTTACTTTCAGTTTGctgtaattaatttaattataatccAGACTAAATGTTAGAAAATCCCATGTTGGCATCTCAGAAatagttctttttgttttattaatagaAGTTGATTATCAGGAAATCCTGGCAACAGAAATCAGCAAACTTAGGATTGTGTTGGAAAGCAGAATACgtaaaaaaaattccaggccTTGTCTGCTAAAATGTATTTACTGAGAGATAGAGGCATGCTGTTACTTGACTACTAATTATAGGATGGCACAGTCTCATGAGTTCTCAATAATAGAATGAGAAACATAAAGTAAATCTAGCAtgacattatttatttgattgaccTTTATCAAGTTCTAAAACCTTATACATTTCACAGATATAAAGACATGGACCTCATTCTGAAGTCCTTCCCAGTGTTTGTACTATGGgatcataataaaataaagatcatcCTAAGGGTTTTTGTAAGATGAAGGTCATCATACGGTATGGACTTTTTCTTCTGTATTGAACACAATagaaattgtaaaatataaagcTAAGAGAAGTATTTTATGGTGAAATGTTTTCTAACGCATTTGTAAAGTTCCTTCTACGATCAAAACTTAAAGGACAAATAGAAGCTAGCTGCAAAATCTTTTCACAACTATTCCCCCAACTCCTTATAGCACAAAAGTGAGTCAGTGCTCCTGAAAATTTTGGAGTCTGTGTCATTTTTAAGAGACAATAACAACATTCATATTCTTTGTGGTTTGAGGAACAGTTAGTGGTCTCAGCACTATAGTCTGACCCTGTGTGTATTTCTGTTCTTGCTTCTTGCAACTCTCTTCCTGGACCATTATGTTCCTGGTCTTTCACAGCTCCTTGAATATACCCCAGGAGTGCTGTATTAGAGTCTCCCTTTCTAGAATTTTCACCCCAGTAATTTTCACATGGCTATTTCCACCTGatcctttttgttatttattggtTCTTATCATCATTAAAATATTGATTGATATGTTTCTGCAATTACCCTCATGAAATCTGAAGAAAATTCAAACACAGTTGAAACATTATCTGCTGATAgaatctttctcctccttcccaggaTGAGGTACCCTCCATAGAATAACCGGACCCCTCTGCTTCCAATGATTATGTTCTAATGATCACTACCTGTCTTTTGTTtgcttcatttaaatttaattatcgTTGATATAttatatcattaatttcagatgtagaatttagtaattcatcagttgctaTAATACCCAGTACTTATCAcctcatgtgtcctccttaaagCCTGCAATCTGGTTACCGCATTCCACCACCAATCTcctctccagcagccctcagtttctttcacatagttaagagtctctcatatgtctccctctctgatttcatcctaTTTCAATTTCCCTCCCCTTTtccatgatcctctgttttgtttcttaaattccacacatgagtgaaaccatatgatattttttttcctctaattgaCTTCTTTTTCTCAGAATCATATCCTCtgattccatccatgttgatgtaaatggtaaggcTTAATCCTTCTGATGGCTgcataatagtccattgtattaTCCACcacatctttatgcattcatctgtggTTGGACATCGGGACCTTTCCACAGTCTGTCTATCTTGCATAttcctgctgtgaacattggggtacaggtggtCCTTTGATTccatatatttgtatctttggagtaaattcctagtagttcaattgctgcattgtagggtagctctattttcaacctcttggggacctccatactgttttccagagtggctgcatcagcatGCATGCTCACTAGTATTGTGAGAGcgtcctctttctctgcatcctcaccgacatttgtcgtttcctgacttgtcaattttagccattctgactggtgtgagatggtatctcattgtggttttgagttgtatttccctgatgtcaaggcatgtggagcatttttcatgtgtctgttggccacttgtAGGTCTACTTTGAGAAACGTCTGCTCAACACTTTATTTCCTGACAGCAATGTTTTGGGGGGTATTGAGTTAAATAAGTTTCTTAggagatcttgaatactagcctgatacatcatttgcaaataccttctctattctgtaggttgccttttctttttgttgactatttcctttcctttgcgaaagctttatat
This is a stretch of genomic DNA from Canis aureus isolate CA01 chromosome 21, VMU_Caureus_v.1.0, whole genome shotgun sequence. It encodes these proteins:
- the LOC144293270 gene encoding olfactory receptor 4C11-like; this translates as MVMNSTVNEFILFGLTQDPRKQKAVFGVFLMFYLATLLGNFLIVVTIKRSRTLGSPMYFFLFYLSFTDACLSTTIAPRLIVDAISQRKTISYNECMTQVFSAHFFGCMEIFVLILMAFDRYVAICKPLRYTTIMNRHVCSVLVILGWVGSCIHSSAQIFLASRLPFCGPNVIDHYFCDLQPLLKLACMDTYVINLLVVSNSGAICTVSFIILLISYVIILYSLRNYSAEGRRKALSTCTSHFIVVVLFFGPCIFMYTRPATTFPVDKVVAVFYTFGTPLLNPLIYTLRNAEVKNAMKNLWCSKV